CCATGACCGCCGTGCGCGACCTGGCCTTCGATCCGCTGCTCAGGCAGGAAGATCTGGATGCGGAACGCGAGGTGGTCATTGCGGAAAAGAAGCAGCGCGGCGACAACCCCGTGACGAAGCTGGTGCAGAAGGCGCTTGCGCATACGCTGAAGGGAACGCCCTATGAATCGCCCGTCATCGGCAACGAAAAGGCCCTGCGTGCCATGACGCCCGAGATGATGCGCGACTACATCCGCCGCCATTACGATCCGCGCGACATGGTGCTTGCCGTGGCGGGCGACGTGAAGGCCGTAGAGGTGCTGGAAGAGGCGAAGCTTCTCTTCGGTTCCTATGAAAACCACAATGTGCGCAGGCTGGAACCTTCCGTCGATCCCGCATCGCTTGCGCAGGGCCTGGTGGTGGATGTGGAAAAGGGACCGTGGGACAAGGCCTTCGTGGCGCTGTCCTTCCCTCTGCCGGGAATGCGGCATGAACTGCTGCCCGCCGTGGACGTGCTGGCGCATCTTCTTTCCGGCGACGATACCGCGCTTCTGCCCGTGCGCTTCCGCATTGAAAAGCCCGTGGTGGACAGCGTGAGCGCTTCTCCCATGATGTTTGAACGCGCCGGGGCCTTCTTCGTCCTTGCACAGCTCGATGCGGACAAGGTTGAGGAATTTGTGCGCGGCATGGGCGAAACTCTGGCCGCGCTGAAGGCTTCGGACTTCAGCGACGCGGAACTGGCGCGCGCACGCCTCAACCTTGAGGACAGCTACCTGCGTTCTCTGGAAAACATTGCCAGCATCGCGGAAACCATGGGGTCGGAATACTTCTACGATCCCGCCAGCCTCGGCGGGGAACGCTATCTTTCCGCCGTGCGCGGCGTGAGCCGGGAACAGGTTCAGGAGGTGCTGGATCTGTGGCTGAGGCCGGAGGCGCTTTCCGTTTCCGCTCTGGTACCGCAGAAGGCGGCGGACGGGAAAAAGAGCCTTGATGAAAAGGCCGTCCGCGCCGCGCTGGTGAAGGGCTGGCCCGAAGCGGGCAAAACTCTTGAAAAGAGCAGGGCCGGGGAAAAGGATTCCGGTGCGCTGAAGAGCGAAGTCGTGAATCTCGGCGAGGGCCGCACGCTGGTGCTTCTGCCCGACCGTTCTCTGCCCTATGTGTCCGCCACGCTCAGCTTCTCCGGCGGCGAGCTTCTCGTTCCCGACAGTCAGGAAGGGCTGGCCGCGCTTACGGCGGCCGTGCTGACCACGGGAACGAAGAAGCGCAGCCTGAACGACATCAACGTTTATCTTTCCGGCCGTGCCGCCGGGCTTTCGGCGGGCAGCGGCATGCGTTCCTTCAGCGTGCAGATGGATGCTCCCGCGCGTTTTGCCCTGGAAGTGTTCGCCCTTATGAAGGAAGTGCTTGAGGAACCCGCCTTCCGTGAGGAAGACATGGAAAGGCAGAAGCGCGAGCAGACGGCGGCCATCGTCAGCCGCGAGCAGGACGCCATGGGCCTTCTCGGCCGCAATATGCGCCGTTTTCTGTTCCAGAAGGGCGCCTATGCCCACAGAAGCGAAGGCGATCCTTCCGTGATTGCCGCCTTCACGGCAAAGGATGCGGCCGCTTTCTGGAACAGGCAGAAGACCATGCCGTGGGTGCTTTCCGTGGCGGGCGATTTCGACAGGGCACAGGTGGAGAAGTTTGCCGCCTCGCTTCCTGTTCCCTCGCAGAAGGCCGTGAAGAGCGAAGCTCCCGGCTGGAACGGGGAACGCGGCCTCAACATGACGCTGCCCGGACGCAATCAGGCCGTGTATCTCATGCTTTTCCCCACGGCGGGGACGGAGTCTTCCGACAGAGCCGCGCTTCGTCTGCTTTCCGAATCTCTGGGCGGTTTTACCGGCAAGCTGTATCAGGAACTGAGGGAAAAGCAGAGCCTCGGCTATTCCGTCTTCCCCGTGGACTGGGCGGGGCCTGATACGGGCTTTCTTGCCTTCGGCATCATTGCTTCGCCGGAAAATCTGGATAAGGCGCGCGCCTCCTTCGAGTCCATTGTGCGCGATGTGCACGAGAACCTGCTGCCTGCGGAAACCATAGAGCGCGCCAAGGCCGTGGCCGAGGCCGATTACTACCGGGCCAGGCAGAGCCGCGCCATGCGTGCGGCCGAAGGCGCATCTGCCGTTCTCGACGGCCATGAGCTTGATTACGGCCGGAAGAAGCTGGAAGAAATGAAGGCCGTGGATGCGGAAACGCTGCGCAAGACGGCGCGACGGTATCTGAAGCTGGAAAACGCCTATGACCTGCGCGTAACGCCGTAAGTTTGCCTTTCTCCCTGCCGGAAAAGCGGAGAGAAAGTACAGGAAAAGGCCGTCCGGTGTAACCGGGCGGCCTTGTTTTTCCTCGCGGCGCCTCGCAGCTTCGCGACCGTGCGGAACCTGTGCCGCACGGAAACACGGGGCGCGCGGAAGACGTGAATTTCCGTTCCGCCCGTAAAGATGCGGGGCCTTGCCGGGGGAATTTCCGGCGCGGCCTGCCGCTTCGCCGTCAGTGCGTCCAGTCGATGAGCGGCACGTCGCCGAGGGCTTTTTCCACGGCGGCCTTCATGGCGGCGTAGTTGGGACAGGGCATGTCGATGGGGCTTCCCTTTCTGATGCAGGAGGCGAGGAACACCGCTTCCGCACCGCGCGCGACGAGCGTTTTCGCACGCGCCACGGCGTTTTTGCCGGGGCAGCCGCCGCAACTGACGAAGCCCACCACTTCGCAGGGGCCGAAGGGTTCGAAGGCGAGCGTTCCGGCTTTCGCGCACTTGAAATCCGAAGTGCCGGGGCAGATTTCTTCCGTCTGCCTGCAACGGATGATACCGACTTTTTTCATCATTCCTCCTTGCCGCGAAAAGGCGGCGTGATACGGCGAGAAAACCATGTTACGCCGGAAACGCGGGTCGGGGCAAGATGAAAACACGGGATGCCGCAGGGGGGCCTTCCTTGCAAAACCTTTCATGAAGGGCAAGAATTTGAAACGTGACTTTCCGCACCGCTGGTGTACAAGGAAAGCGTCGAAGGTTGTCACCCCCTGGATAGCCAGAGATTTTCATACCCCCTTTCTCCTCCATTCCCTTTCCATTCCGGCCGTCCCGTCGCTCCACGGGGCGGCCGGTTCCTTTTTCGTGCCTGCCGGACTGTTGCCGCCGGCGGATGCGGAACGGGAAAAGAAAGGGGCCGGATTGCTCCGGCCCCGCATATCACGGCATCAGGTGTTCTCTTCCTGCGGCATTTCTTCCGGCAGACGTTCCACAAGCACCTTGTCGACCATGTTTCCATCCATATCCACCACCTCGAAGCGCCAGCCTTCCCAGCAGACATAATCCCCTTCACGGGGAATGCGGCCGGTCATGAACATGAACATGCCGCTCAGGATGGTGTAGTAGCCCCTGTCTTCCGAGGGCAGGCTTTGCAGGCCGAGTCTGTCCTTCAGTTCCGGTACGGGAATGCTGCCGTCCATGAGCCAGCTTCCGTTTTCCCTCTGCACGGCCCAGGAATGTTCCTGCGGCGTTCCTATCTGCCCGGCCAGAACCTCGAGAATATCCCGGGGGGTAACGATGCCCTGCACGGTACCGTATTCATCCACAATAAAGGCGATATGCACGCCCCGTTCCTGAAGGAGCTTCAGAAGTTCCAGGCTGGTGAGGGTTTCGGGCACGAAGACGGGCGGCCGGCAGTGCTTCTTGAGGGCGCGGGAGAATTCCTCCTTTTCCGGCAGCCTGCCCGCGCACAGCAGAAGCGCCTGATTGGTGCGGATGACGCCCGCAAGCTCTCCGAGTCCTCCGTGACAGACCGGCAGCCAGGAATGCTCGTGCCTGCTCAGAATTTCGAGATTTTCCAGCGGGGAGAGGCGCGTATCCAGAAAGCGTATGTCCGTGCGGGGCGTCATGATGGAATTTGCGGGCCGGTCGTCCAGGCGGAAGATGTTGCGGAGCATGTCGCGCTGCTTGCTTTCTATGGCTCCCGCTTCCGAGCTTTCATCGATCATGGCCTGAATTTCTTCTTCCGTGACGGGCTGGCCTTCCTCCGTATTCACTCTGAGAAGGCGCAGCAATGCGCCCGTGGACCAGGCGAGCAGGGCGACGAAGGGCCTGCTTATGACGGCAAGCGCCGTCATGGGACGGGCCACAAGACAGGCCATTTTTTCCGAGGCGAGCTGTCCGAGGCGCTTGGGGACGAGTTCGCCCACTACAATGGAAAGATAGGTGACGGCGGCCACCACGACGACGGTGGCGATCATGCCCGACGACGAGGCCGGTATGCCCAGGGATTCCTGCATCCATGCCGACAGGGGACCGGCAAGCGCAGCCTCCCCCACAATGCCGCTCAAAAGCCCGATGGAGGTGATGCCGATCTGTACGGTGGAGAGAAAGCGTGTGGGATTCTCCCCCAGGCGGATGGCGGCCTGTGCCGCCTTGTCTCCCGCAGCTGCGCGGGGCATGAGACGCGCCTTGCGGGCGGTGACCAGGGCGATTTCCGACATGGCGAAAATGCCGTTCAACAGAATGAGAATGACAAGAATGAATATTTCCATATATCCATTGTCACAAATAATACGAATGTGTCAATACGAGGGATGCCGGTGTCTCTTTCAGAATGAAATATTTTCTGTTCCAAGGTGATGTCATGAAGGTGATGTCATGAAGAAAAATAATGAGTATTTTTTTTAAAAATAACATAATATAAATAAAAATATGGCGCTATGTTCCTGTTTGTATGGGAGTTTGTATGCTTTTTATATGATAAAGGCAAAGGATATTGCAGGGTGTGGTGTACGGCAAGGGAAATGTCGGCCTCTGGATGCGGATTCTTGTGGAGCGTTGCAGGAAGTCTCTTGTTTTTTCGCACGGAGGAACAGCGTTCTGTACAAAAGAAGGTGCCGGTGTTTTCCGGCTGCGTTCCGGTTGTTCTCCGGCGAGGATGCCCGGAAGAGACGCCCGCCAAGGGAGCTGCGCGTTGCCGTTCAAAGGGACTTCTGCGGATGATGGCAGCGCTTCAAGCCGGGGAAAGGCGGCGGGTACCTGCGGGACGGCGAGGAAAAAGAGCATGAAGCAGGTGCGCAGATGCCGAAAAGAGCCCGTACGATATAAAAATCATTGCAAAAAATAATATTTTCTTGTGTAATTTATTATTTTTTATTCATACTGCAAAAGAGGATATATTTTGACTGATACTTGTAAACAAACACAGAACATTTTCATTTAATGTATCATATTTTGGAAATATTAATGAACATACTGTAGAAATATTGCCTTAATCGTGGTGATTTAACAGGAAAAAATTTGCGTCTGTAAGTGGTATGTTGACATTTTTTATGGAAAAAGCATATATTTTTTCATGTAGATGAAAGGAAAAGTATGCCTATGTTACAGTCGAATCTTTCCTCTTTGGCGTATGATCAGATTTTACAGAGCATTGTTTCCTTTGAACTGGCCCCGGGGACGGCGCTTCAGGAACGCAGCCTTGCGAACCGGCTGGAAATGAGCCGTACTCCGGTGAGGGAGGCCCTGCACAGGCTTACCTATGAAGGCTGGATACACAACAGCTTCAGGCGCAAGGTTATGGAAGTGAGGCCCGTTTCCGACAAGGATGTGGAAGAACTTCTGAACCTGCGCATGTTGCTGGAACTGTACGGAGTGAGGCGTATTTTTGAGGAGAAGGCCAATTCTCTGGTGGGTGGCGCGCTGATGGACATCGTAGCCATGATGCGGGCGAGCCAGTACCTGCCGGACTTCCATGCCATGGAATACATGGTCATGGACATGAAGTTCCACACCGTGCTCATGTACTTCGACGGTCAGCCCCGTCTGGGCAGGTTCTGGTCGCAGCTCAGTCTGGAATCCATACGTCTCGGCATCATGCTGATGCATCGTCATCACTTGGACAGAAATCTTATTACGGATTCCCATGAAGCCATTGCCCGGGGCATACTCAGGCGCAGAAAGAAAGAGACGCGCGATGCGCTGTTCTACCATAACGAACGCATCAGAAAGCAGACCTTTCATATGCTGGAAGGCATGGCGGGCGGATAACTCGTGGACGTGGCGGAGTCGCTGGTTTTCGCCTGCGGGAGCGCCCGCAGGCGGGAGATGGGAACACAGGGGGCGTTTTTCAGGCTCATGACGGGGAACCGCAGGGCCAGTTTCCGGCGTCCTGTTTTTTTGTAACGGAGGGAGACGGGATACATGAAAGTATGTGCCGTGCAGATGGATGTGAGGCGGGCGGACAGGGCGGCCAACCGGGAGACGGTGAGGCGCATGGTGGCGGAGGCCGTACACGGAAACGGGGCGCCCGACGTGTTCGTGCTGCCGGAACTCTGGTCCACGGGCTACGCTCTGGAGCGTGCCGGGGAACTTGCCTCCCCCATGGGCGAGGATGACGCCGCCTTCCTGGGCGGACTGGCCGTGCAGTACGGCGTATCCTTTGCCGGAGGTTCCGTGCTTTCGGCACGGGAAGGGCGGGTGTACAACCGCGCCCAGGTCATCGACAGGGAAGGGCGCTATATCGCCGGATACGACAAGATACATCTTTTCCGTCTCATGGAGGAGGACAGGTATCTTTCTCCCGGGGAAGGCGTGCTTTCCTTCACGCTCGGCGGTATGCGCTGCGCTTCGGTGATCTGTTACGACATACGCTTCTGCGAGCTGAGCCGCAGGCTGGCCGTGGAGGGAGCGGAGCTTCTTTTCGTCAGCGCCGAATGGCCGCTTGCACGTCATGAGCACTGGGAGACGCTGCTTCGCGCCCGCGCCGTGGAAAATCAGATGTATGTTGCGGCGTGCAACCGCTGCGGAACAACGGGAGAAGAGACGTTTGCGGGCCGCTCCATGATCATTGCCCCGGACGGGGAGGTGCTGGCCCGGGCGGGAGAGCGCGAAGAAGCGATATGCGCATCCGTGGAGCCTTCCTTCGTGCGGGAGGTGCGCGGCAGAATACCGGTGTTTCTCGACCGGGTCCCCCGGCTTTACTGAAGGCCGGGGGCAGTCGGAGCCGCTCCTTCCCCGGGGAAGGAGCGGCTTTGTTTTTTGGAGAGCGAAGCTGTTTTTTCGCGGGGGCAGGGCAGGTAAAGGAAAAGCGCCTTCAGGCCGGGCCTGAAGGCGCTTTTTTCATGCAGAGCGAGGGCTGCGTCAGATCTTGATGAAGCCGAGGGTGGCGCCCACGGAGGAGAGCAGCACGACGAGCAGAAGCACGGGAGCCAGCCAGGAGATGCAGACCCGGAAGATTTTTTCCCCGTGGAAGGCGGAGGAGATCTTCACTTCGGAAATGAGCGTGTCGATGCCCATGATGCGGCCCACGAGCAGGCAGGTGAGCATGGCGGCCAGGGGGCAGAGAATGAGGCTGGCGAGGAAGTCCATCATGTCGAGGATGCTGAGGCCGGCGATGGAGATGAAGTCCCACACGCCGAAGCCGAGGGAGCAGGGGATGCCGAGGGCGATGGCTTCGAAGGTCATGAACAGGGCGCTCTTTCTGCGCGACCAGTGCAGCTCGTCGGTAAGGGTGGAAACGCAGGTTTCCATGATGGAAATGCTGGAGGTGAGGGCGGCGAAGAACACCATGAGGAAGAACACCGCGCCGATGACGCCGCCGAAGCCCATGCTTTCAAAAACCTTGGGGATGGTGATGAACATGAGCGAAGGGCCGGCGTTCAGGGCTTCCGCCGTACCGCCGGAGAAGGCGAACACCGCGGGGATGATCATGAAACCGGCGAGCGTGGCGACCAGCGTGTCCATGAGGCCGATGCTGTAGGTGGCCTGCTCCACGTTGACTTCCTTCTTCATGTAGGAGCCGTAGGTGATGAGAATGCCCATGCCTATGGACAGGGAGAAGAAGAGCTGGCCGCAGGCCGCAACCACCGTCATGATGGAGAACTTGGAGAAGTCCGGCACCAGATAGTAGTAGATGCCCGCGCCCGCGCCGGGACGGGTCATGGAGTAGATGGCCACGATGACGGCAAGAATGAGCAGCAGCGGCATCATGACGCGGGAAGCGCGCTCCACGCCGCCTTCCACGCCCTTGAGGATGATGCCGAGGGTGCAGCCGAGGAAGATGAGGTGCCAGAGCACGGGTTCCCAGGTGGAGGAAATGAAGCCGCCGAAGTAACCGTCTGCGGCCACGGCGTCCACCTGCCCGACGACGTATTCAAAGAGGAATTTGATGATCCAGCCGCCGATGAGGCAGTAGTATGGCAGGATGAGCATGGGCACGACGGCGTTCACCCAGCCGCCGAACACCAGGAAGGGGTTGCTCTTCATCTGGCCGAAGGCGCGGTAGGCGCCCACGGGGCTGAGGCGCGTCTTACGGCCGAGGCTGGTTTCCGCCACGATGAGGGCGTAGCCGAAGGTGAGCATGAGAATGATGTAGACCAGCAGGAAGATGCCCCCGCCGTACTTGGCGGCGAGATAGGGGAATCGCCAGATGTTGCCGAGGCCCACGGCGGAACCCGCCACGGCGAGAATGAATCCTATATGGCCGGAAAAAAGCCCGCGGTTGCCTTTGCCCGAATCGGATGATGCCTGCTGCGACATACATGTCTCCTGAATGAAAAAGTGTTCTCGGCAGGATATAAGAAGGATGAGAAAATGACAAGTCGCAAAATTCTTTTCTTTGTCAGAAAGGGAAATCTTTCGGCCGGAAAAGCGTCCCTGCGCAGGGGGCGGGGAGCGATTAACAGTATTTTCATGAAAAATTCATGGGGGCGATACAATGATGCGGCGTGCGGATGATAGGGTGGGAACGGAAACTGCGGAGAGAATCCCTGTTCCGGCGTTTTTCCGCGCCGGCGGAGGGCATTCGTCCGCGTGTTTTCTCCGTGTTCCGTCCCTCTCTTTCCCGCACGGGGAAGAGAACGGTCGCCCCGGCATGATAATCTTGCCGGGCAGGGAATGTATCATCGTTTTTTCCGTCCGCCTCTGCTAGCTTTTCGGAAAACGGCGGGGCGTGCGGCGTGCTGCCGGGAATGTTCGCGCATTCCTTTATTTTCGCCATGGGAGGAAGAGGATCATGGAAGTCGTAAGCGTATCCGCCGCGCGGGTGTTTCCCGCCGTGGAGGTTGTCATGGATCGTACGTTTCAGGAGCGCCTGCATGCCGAGATCGAGGAGGAGAAGGAGCGCCTGCGATACCTGCGGGGGCTTTTTCAGGCCGAATCCATGCCCGACATGCTCGACAACGCCGCGCATCTGGAATCCGTCCGTTTTGCGGAGGTCCTTGCCGGGCGCAGCGCGAAAAGACTGCGTGAACTGCGCGCCCTTGAGGCCAAGGGGCCGGAGGTGAGACGTTTTTGTGAAGACTGCGGGGAACTTATCCCCGAGTCGCGCCTTCTGGCCGCGCCGGGATGCGTGTGCTGCCGTGCCTGCCAGGCCTTGCGGGACGGGGAAACGCGGCAGGATTCTTTGGGGGAAGATTGATTTTTGTCGGAGGTTGATCCGCATTTGTAATATTGTCGTCACATGGCTCTGGCATGCTTCTCCGCGTTTCAGGAGACCAAAGATCACGGAGAGAGAGTATGAACTTCTACACGGCCATGCAGCTTCTGGGCGGCGTCGGCATTTTTTTGTACGCCATTAAACTTATCAGCGAATCCCTTCAGATGCTTGCCGGCGAACGCCTGCGCAACATCATAGGTATGTTCACGAAAACGCCCGTTCTGGGCGTTTTTTTGGGTACGGCCGTCACCATGGTCATTCAGAGCAGCAGCGCCACCACGGTTATGACCGTGAGCTTCGTGGATGCCGGACTCATGACGCTGACGCAGGCCATCGGCGTCATCATGGGCGCGAACATCGGTACCACGGTCACGGGGCAGATTCTGGCTTTCCGTGTCAAGGATCTGGCCTATCTCTTCGTGCTTGTCGGCGTGCTGCTCATATTCACCTGCTCCTCCAAAAAGAAGTTGAAGCACCTCGGCGAGGGGCTGTTCGGCTTCGGCATGCTCTTCATCGGCATGCAGACCATGGAAAGCTCCATGGCTTTTCTGCGTGACAGGCAGGATATCTTCCTCGCCTTCAGCGACAACCCCCTCCTCGGGCTTCTCGCGGGCACGCTCCTTACGCTGCTCGTGCAGTCCAGTTCCGCCACCGTGGGCCTGACCATCGCGCTGGGTACGCAGGGCCTGCTGCCTCTTGAAGCGGCCATTCCCATCATTTTCGGCGACAACATCGGCACCACGGTCACGGCGGTGCTCGCCGCCCTGGGTACGGGCCGCGCCGCGCGTCAGGCCTGCACGGCTCACGTGCTCTTCAACGTCATAGGCGTGTGCATCTGGCTGCCGCTCATGCCGCTCTGGATAGGCGTCATCGCAGGCACTTCCGACTCCATCGGTCATCAGATCGCCAACGCCCACACGCTTTTCAACATCTGCAACACCATTCTCTTCCTGCCCTTCGTCAAGCCCTTCGCCGCGCTCATCCGCAAGATCATTCCCGACGGAGAACGCATCGACAGGCGCAACGCCGTGTACCTCGACCCCAACCTCATTCAGCGCACGCCCGTGGTTGCCGTGAGTGCGGTGCGCCATGAATGCCGCCACATGGGCGAGATGGTGGACGAACTCCTTGCCCATACGGAAAAGGTGTTCTTCGGCCAGAAGGACGAGGAGAAGGACAATGTTCTTCAGATGGAAGACAGGCTCGACAGCTTGGAAGATTCCATCCGTTCCTATGCCTCGGATATCATGCAGGCCGGTATTGACGGCAAGGATGCCGACATGCTGGAAGCGTGCGTGATCAGTGCGGGCGATCTGGAGCGCATAGGCGACAAGGGCAAGCGACTCATCGACTTTTATGAATACCGCAAGAAGCGCGGCGATGATTTCTCCCCCGAGGCTCTTGCCGAAGTGCGTTCGCTCTTCACGGCTACCCGCAAGGCCGTGAAGCTTGCGGTGAGCACCTTCGGCCCCGAACCCTTCACCGCGCAGCACAAAGCGGAGCTCGACGGCCTGGCCGATCATATCCGCGAACTTGAAGCGCAGCTTCGCGCAAGCCATGCCTCCCGCCTGAGCAACGGACACTGCTCCCCCGAGG
The nucleotide sequence above comes from Mailhella massiliensis. Encoded proteins:
- a CDS encoding M16 family metallopeptidase, whose product is MHFLRFCAKVALTLCLAVGGTGAAFAVSDIQTFRLENGLTVLIKEDSRFPLVSVRLFVKAGSAWEKPEEAGMSHLLEHMVFKGSKTSGPGVDKRVENAGGSMNAYTSYDMTTYLTDLPAAKWKDAMTAVRDLAFDPLLRQEDLDAEREVVIAEKKQRGDNPVTKLVQKALAHTLKGTPYESPVIGNEKALRAMTPEMMRDYIRRHYDPRDMVLAVAGDVKAVEVLEEAKLLFGSYENHNVRRLEPSVDPASLAQGLVVDVEKGPWDKAFVALSFPLPGMRHELLPAVDVLAHLLSGDDTALLPVRFRIEKPVVDSVSASPMMFERAGAFFVLAQLDADKVEEFVRGMGETLAALKASDFSDAELARARLNLEDSYLRSLENIASIAETMGSEYFYDPASLGGERYLSAVRGVSREQVQEVLDLWLRPEALSVSALVPQKAADGKKSLDEKAVRAALVKGWPEAGKTLEKSRAGEKDSGALKSEVVNLGEGRTLVLLPDRSLPYVSATLSFSGGELLVPDSQEGLAALTAAVLTTGTKKRSLNDINVYLSGRAAGLSAGSGMRSFSVQMDAPARFALEVFALMKEVLEEPAFREEDMERQKREQTAAIVSREQDAMGLLGRNMRRFLFQKGAYAHRSEGDPSVIAAFTAKDAAAFWNRQKTMPWVLSVAGDFDRAQVEKFAASLPVPSQKAVKSEAPGWNGERGLNMTLPGRNQAVYLMLFPTAGTESSDRAALRLLSESLGGFTGKLYQELREKQSLGYSVFPVDWAGPDTGFLAFGIIASPENLDKARASFESIVRDVHENLLPAETIERAKAVAEADYYRARQSRAMRAAEGASAVLDGHELDYGRKKLEEMKAVDAETLRKTARRYLKLENAYDLRVTP
- a CDS encoding CGGC domain-containing protein, whose translation is MKKVGIIRCRQTEEICPGTSDFKCAKAGTLAFEPFGPCEVVGFVSCGGCPGKNAVARAKTLVARGAEAVFLASCIRKGSPIDMPCPNYAAMKAAVEKALGDVPLIDWTH
- a CDS encoding hemolysin family protein, whose product is MEIFILVILILLNGIFAMSEIALVTARKARLMPRAAAGDKAAQAAIRLGENPTRFLSTVQIGITSIGLLSGIVGEAALAGPLSAWMQESLGIPASSSGMIATVVVVAAVTYLSIVVGELVPKRLGQLASEKMACLVARPMTALAVISRPFVALLAWSTGALLRLLRVNTEEGQPVTEEEIQAMIDESSEAGAIESKQRDMLRNIFRLDDRPANSIMTPRTDIRFLDTRLSPLENLEILSRHEHSWLPVCHGGLGELAGVIRTNQALLLCAGRLPEKEEFSRALKKHCRPPVFVPETLTSLELLKLLQERGVHIAFIVDEYGTVQGIVTPRDILEVLAGQIGTPQEHSWAVQRENGSWLMDGSIPVPELKDRLGLQSLPSEDRGYYTILSGMFMFMTGRIPREGDYVCWEGWRFEVVDMDGNMVDKVLVERLPEEMPQEENT
- a CDS encoding GntR family transcriptional regulator → MPMLQSNLSSLAYDQILQSIVSFELAPGTALQERSLANRLEMSRTPVREALHRLTYEGWIHNSFRRKVMEVRPVSDKDVEELLNLRMLLELYGVRRIFEEKANSLVGGALMDIVAMMRASQYLPDFHAMEYMVMDMKFHTVLMYFDGQPRLGRFWSQLSLESIRLGIMLMHRHHLDRNLITDSHEAIARGILRRRKKETRDALFYHNERIRKQTFHMLEGMAGG
- a CDS encoding carbon-nitrogen family hydrolase encodes the protein MKVCAVQMDVRRADRAANRETVRRMVAEAVHGNGAPDVFVLPELWSTGYALERAGELASPMGEDDAAFLGGLAVQYGVSFAGGSVLSAREGRVYNRAQVIDREGRYIAGYDKIHLFRLMEEDRYLSPGEGVLSFTLGGMRCASVICYDIRFCELSRRLAVEGAELLFVSAEWPLARHEHWETLLRARAVENQMYVAACNRCGTTGEETFAGRSMIIAPDGEVLARAGEREEAICASVEPSFVREVRGRIPVFLDRVPRLY
- a CDS encoding sodium-dependent transporter; translated protein: MSQQASSDSGKGNRGLFSGHIGFILAVAGSAVGLGNIWRFPYLAAKYGGGIFLLVYIILMLTFGYALIVAETSLGRKTRLSPVGAYRAFGQMKSNPFLVFGGWVNAVVPMLILPYYCLIGGWIIKFLFEYVVGQVDAVAADGYFGGFISSTWEPVLWHLIFLGCTLGIILKGVEGGVERASRVMMPLLLILAVIVAIYSMTRPGAGAGIYYYLVPDFSKFSIMTVVAACGQLFFSLSIGMGILITYGSYMKKEVNVEQATYSIGLMDTLVATLAGFMIIPAVFAFSGGTAEALNAGPSLMFITIPKVFESMGFGGVIGAVFFLMVFFAALTSSISIMETCVSTLTDELHWSRRKSALFMTFEAIALGIPCSLGFGVWDFISIAGLSILDMMDFLASLILCPLAAMLTCLLVGRIMGIDTLISEVKISSAFHGEKIFRVCISWLAPVLLLVVLLSSVGATLGFIKI
- a CDS encoding TraR/DksA family transcriptional regulator, whose protein sequence is MEVVSVSAARVFPAVEVVMDRTFQERLHAEIEEEKERLRYLRGLFQAESMPDMLDNAAHLESVRFAEVLAGRSAKRLRELRALEAKGPEVRRFCEDCGELIPESRLLAAPGCVCCRACQALRDGETRQDSLGED
- a CDS encoding Na/Pi cotransporter family protein, translated to MNFYTAMQLLGGVGIFLYAIKLISESLQMLAGERLRNIIGMFTKTPVLGVFLGTAVTMVIQSSSATTVMTVSFVDAGLMTLTQAIGVIMGANIGTTVTGQILAFRVKDLAYLFVLVGVLLIFTCSSKKKLKHLGEGLFGFGMLFIGMQTMESSMAFLRDRQDIFLAFSDNPLLGLLAGTLLTLLVQSSSATVGLTIALGTQGLLPLEAAIPIIFGDNIGTTVTAVLAALGTGRAARQACTAHVLFNVIGVCIWLPLMPLWIGVIAGTSDSIGHQIANAHTLFNICNTILFLPFVKPFAALIRKIIPDGERIDRRNAVYLDPNLIQRTPVVAVSAVRHECRHMGEMVDELLAHTEKVFFGQKDEEKDNVLQMEDRLDSLEDSIRSYASDIMQAGIDGKDADMLEACVISAGDLERIGDKGKRLIDFYEYRKKRGDDFSPEALAEVRSLFTATRKAVKLAVSTFGPEPFTAQHKAELDGLADHIRELEAQLRASHASRLSNGHCSPEAGLVFIDVLGAIEQIAYRSRKIADHMAGKQTAEA